The Candidatus Rubidus massiliensis DNA segment AACGGTAGCTCTGATGTATTTGTTAAAATGATAGAAGAGGCTGGTATCGTTCCACTAAAAGAACATAAACCAATCATTAATATAAAAGATCCCATCTATTATTCAGATAATGATGTCCATCTTGTTGCCATTCCCCATGATAGTTATAAAATTAGTTATACATTAAATTATCCTGACGTCCCGGCTTTAAAATCTCAATTTTTTTCTACAGAAATAAATGCGCAAACTTTTAAAAAAGATTTAGCTCCTTGTCGTACATTTTCTCTTTACAAGGAAGTCTCTTGGCTAATGGATAAAGGATTAATAAAGGGTGGTAGTTTATCGAACGCAGTTATCATTCATGAAGAGGCCATTTTTAGCAAAGAGGGACTATTCTTTCCGGATGAAATGGTGCGACATAAAATGCTTGATATGGTAGGGGATTTATCTCTTATTGGTTTTGAGTTTAATGCTCACATTATGGCAATAAAAGCCGGCCACCCATCTAACTTTGCTTTTGCAAAAAAAATTTTAAATTATATAACTTCGGAGACTAACGCATGAGCTCAACTCGTCGAACTAATCTAAAGTCTTTAGATGTGATTCAAATTACAAAAATTATCCCTCATCGTTATCCTTTTTTGCTAGTTGATAAAATCATTGATTTAGATTTTGAAAATAAAAAAATCATTGGGCAAAAAAATGTCACGATTAATGAGCCTTTTTTTCAAGGACATTTTCCTGAAATTCCTTTGATGCCGGGCGTTTTAGTTTTAGAAGCCTTAGCACAAGTGGGAGGGCTTTTATTAGAAATTTTAGTCAGTGGAAGTGAAACAAAACTTCCTGTTTTGCTAAATATAAATCAAGCTAAATTTAGACTTCCTGTAAAACCAGGTGATGTATTAATGCTTCATTGTGAAGCATTGCACCATAGTTCTAAAGGGGGAAAGGTAGAAGCTAAGGCTTTAGTAGACAATAAAGTTGTTGTAGAAGCTTCTATAGCGTTTTGCTTTGTAGAAAAAAAAGCCATTTCAGAATAAATAGTGGGAAAAAGGATCAATTTTTTATGACAAAAAATAATATTCATTCTACAGCTATAATAGAACCTGGTGCTGAAATAGGTGAAGACGTAATTATTGAACCGTATGCGGTTATCAAAGAAAACGTTAAAATTAAAAATAGAGTAACCATCAAATCCCATGTTTATATAGATGGGCATACGACTATTGATGAAGGATCAGTCATTTATCCTTACGCTAGCATTGGAACGAAAACACAAGATTTAAAATATAGAGGTGAAAAAACCTATGTAAATATAGGTAAGAACACAAATATACGTGAATTTGTTTCGATAAATTCTTCTTGTGGAGAGGATACTTCTGTCGATGTGGGGGATAATTGTTTAATCATGGCCTATTGCCACATTGCTCATAATTGCAGCGTTGGTAATCACGTTATTATGAGTAATAACGCAACTTTAGCCGGACACGTGACTGTAGAAGATTACGCTATCATCGGAGGTTTTACCCCTTTACACCAATATGTTCGCATTGGAAGAAATGCAATGGTTGGTGGGATGAGCCGCGTACCAAAAGATGTTCCTCCTTTTACAATTGGTGGCGGTATTCCTTTTAGATTAGCCGGTTTAAATTTAATTGGTCTTAAACGGGCGGGTTTTCCTTTATCTACGAGACAACTACTAACAAGGGCTTTTAAAATTCTTTTCCGTTCCGATTTTTCAATAAAAGAAGCGCTAGAAATCATTGAAAACGATTTAGAACCAACCCCTGAAATCCTTCATTTTGTAAACTTTTGTAAAAATACAAGACGTGGTCTTATGGGTATTGGTGAAGATAGAGAAATGGAAACGATTGAACAAAAAGAAGAGCAATTAGTAGGTAGATAAGTTGAAAATCGTATTTTTTGGTACACCTGAATTTGCTTCTACCATCTTGCAGCATTTACTGCGTGAAGGGCGCGAGGTGGTAGCGGTCATTACAAGACCTGATAAGCCAAAGGGTCGCTCAGGTTCATTGATATCAACCCCTGTAAAATTAACAGCGCAAATGCAAACGCCTCCAATTCCGGTTTATCAACCTGAAAAAGTTTCATCTGTAGATTTTGCTGAAACTTTAAAAAGCTTTAATGCCGATATTTTTGTAGTTGTGGCTTATGGAGAAATCTTAAAACAACATGTTTTAGATACTCCCAAACTTGGTTGTATAAATATCCACGCCAGTTTACTTCCTAAATATAGGGGTGCAGCGCCTATTCAGCAGTCCATTATCCACGGGGAACAAGAGACTGGTATCACCATTATGCATATGGTAAAAAAGATGGATGCGGGCGATATGATCTACCAAAGCCCTGTAAGCATAACACCCAATATGACCTACGGCGAATTAGAAAAAAAACTTTGTGAGGAAGGCTGCCGTTCAATTAGTCATGTGTTAAACCTTTTTGAAAAAGGTGACGTGAAAAGCGTACCACAAAATGAAGAATTGGTAACCTTTGCACCAAAAATTGAGTTAGAAGATTGTGAAATAGACTGGAATAAATCAGCGCAAGAGCTTCACAATTTAATTAGAGGGGTAAATCCTTTTCCTGGAGCTTGGTGTTATTGCCAAATTAAGAATTCCAGCAAAAAAATAAAAATATATAAAACAATTGTAAAAGATCAACAAGGTTCCCCCGGTTCTATTTTAGCAACAAATAAGGATGGAATGGTGGTTGCTTGCGGCAAGCAAGCTTTGCTCATTCAAGAGCTGCAGTTGGAAGGAAAAAAACGGATGTCGGGCTACGAATTTAGCCTTGGTAACCCTGAACTTATTTTTAATAAAACTATCGCCTAAACTTAATCATTCCTTAATTATTGTATTTTATTCTTTTTTTCTATATGATGAAACCCTTTGGTAAAAAAAGATTATAAAAAATACGCAAAAACCTTATTTGGAGGTTTAAATATAATGGCGGAACCTACCACTATCAATCCAAGCTCGCTTCCAAGAGGGGCTACAATTAGGCATGTACCATTTCAAAACTTAAAACTTGGTCAAAGAATTGTAAAAGTACTCGCGCAAGCTCATTTTTATACCATCAATATGATTTTCGGCTTGGCAGTTAATATAAAAAATAACGTAGATGCTTTATACAAGTCTTTAAAAATTGCTCAGTTTGCCATCATTCTGACTGAACGCACAGGTGCTATTGCGCAATTTGCTTTAAAAGCCTTTCACGGGGTTTCTATTGGGGATGCTCTACAAGTATTTACTCTAGTTCCATACTTCTTTAAAAAAACAGATGGTTTAAGGGCTGATTGGACCAATAACCACGTATATCAATCCAATCCAAGTAAAGCGTGTCTTACAAGCAGCAAACTTAATATTTTTAAAAACATTGGCTTAACTTTTGCTTGTGGCGCTGGATTTTATTTCTACTTAGCCTCTATTAAGCTTTTAGATATGGGCAAACACGCCGCTAAAATAGGCACCTGTCCATACCTTACTAAAGTCGTAAAATTTGGACTTGGCCGCATTTTGAACGTAGCTTTGGCTGGAGCTTTTACTTTGCAAGCTATTTTTGCGATTATTAAACTGAGCCGAACTGACGCTAAAATTGTTAATTTACAGATAAGACGAGTAAGAGCTCAGCTAGCGCAGCCTGAAATAGATGCAGCAAAAAGTGATTATGCAAGAGGTGAGATTACTAAAGCCACTTTAAAAGATAGAATTGGAAGAATTTTTATTACCGATAACCAAATCTACACCCGCCTTTGGGATGAATTAGTCCAGAAGAATAAAGCTTCTCTCGCCAAGGAAATGGCTTATGCAGAGCAAGTGAATGCGGATGCATGGGTTGCGTTGAGACAAAGAAATCCTAAAACGAAAGCAGACAAACAAGCTTATAAAGTAGAGAAAGCGAGATTAGAAAAAGCGGTAGATGATAGTGCAAAAAGCTACACAAACGAGCAAATCGGAGAAAAGTTGCTTAAAAAGAAAGCTAATCAAACAATTGAAAGTGTTAATGAGCAGAAAATAGATATTATAAAAGAAGCTTTACTGCAAGAAGCTAAAGAAGTGAAAAAAGAGGCCGTTTGGGAATTAATCGTAGCCGCTGCTGAAATTGCAGCTGCCGTCACAGCTATCGTTTTAGGTGTATTATCTGGCGCTGCTATCATTGCAGCTATTGTAGCCGCAGCAATTGGCATTAGCTACGCTGTTTATAAGTTTGCTGTAGAGCAAGCTAAAAAAGAACAACAAAAACAAGCAAATACTGCTCTGTTTATTAACACTGTAACTGCATAGGGTAAATATGAGTTTTACTATCAATATAAAACCGATTGAACAAACTGTTAAACCTTACCTCGATAAAAGTTCAGTGTTTAGTAAAACAGGCGATCTTTTGTTCGAAGCGGATCGTACTGTTGAAAGAATGGAAGGGGTTGAAAAAGGAGCTAAACTTGCAGGTCCAATACTATCTGCACCGCAAATGGCTTTAGATGCCCTTGCAAAAGTATCTGATGGAGCAGCCAGCACATTAACTTTTACTCATGCTGTCACCCCTTTGTTAGATGCTTTAAAACATTTAACGAGTACTTGCGATTTTCTACAAATTCCAAGTGCTATCTATGAATTATTGGGAGGCGAAACGAGTAAATTGTATGCCTCTAATGTGGATGTTTGGACGCGTATCAAAGCAGTTTTTATTGCTTTGAGTCAAGTGGCTGGAGGTTTACGAGTACTTGCCAATTATGGTATCTTGCAGCTTGGCATTTTAGCTGCTAAAATTCCACTTTTTGGAAGATTGACCAATTTAACACCAATCACTTTGATTAAAGAAGTTCCGATGCTGATTGCAACAGCCATTGGCTTGCATAAGAATCGC contains these protein-coding regions:
- the fmt gene encoding Methionyl-tRNA formyltransferase, translated to MKIVFFGTPEFASTILQHLLREGREVVAVITRPDKPKGRSGSLISTPVKLTAQMQTPPIPVYQPEKVSSVDFAETLKSFNADIFVVVAYGEILKQHVLDTPKLGCINIHASLLPKYRGAAPIQQSIIHGEQETGITIMHMVKKMDAGDMIYQSPVSITPNMTYGELEKKLCEEGCRSISHVLNLFEKGDVKSVPQNEELVTFAPKIELEDCEIDWNKSAQELHNLIRGVNPFPGAWCYCQIKNSSKKIKIYKTIVKDQQGSPGSILATNKDGMVVACGKQALLIQELQLEGKKRMSGYEFSLGNPELIFNKTIA
- the lpxA gene encoding Acyl-[acyl-carrier-protein]--UDP-N-acetylglucosamine O-acyltransferase produces the protein MTKNNIHSTAIIEPGAEIGEDVIIEPYAVIKENVKIKNRVTIKSHVYIDGHTTIDEGSVIYPYASIGTKTQDLKYRGEKTYVNIGKNTNIREFVSINSSCGEDTSVDVGDNCLIMAYCHIAHNCSVGNHVIMSNNATLAGHVTVEDYAIIGGFTPLHQYVRIGRNAMVGGMSRVPKDVPPFTIGGGIPFRLAGLNLIGLKRAGFPLSTRQLLTRAFKILFRSDFSIKEALEIIENDLEPTPEILHFVNFCKNTRRGLMGIGEDREMETIEQKEEQLVGR
- the lpxC gene encoding UDP-3-O-[3-hydroxymyristoyl] N-acetylglucosamine deacetylase, whose product is MTIQSSLAIDHRSQYTIKKNIEFSGIGIHTGQTVSMKFEPAPAGTGIVFCRVDLPGKPMIPATLEYVCDTSRSTTIGIKNIVIHTIEHVMAAIRAFQIDNLIISIDNVEPPVANGSSDVFVKMIEEAGIVPLKEHKPIINIKDPIYYSDNDVHLVAIPHDSYKISYTLNYPDVPALKSQFFSTEINAQTFKKDLAPCRTFSLYKEVSWLMDKGLIKGGSLSNAVIIHEEAIFSKEGLFFPDEMVRHKMLDMVGDLSLIGFEFNAHIMAIKAGHPSNFAFAKKILNYITSETNA
- the fabZ_1 gene encoding 3-hydroxyacyl-[acyl-carrier-protein] dehydratase FabZ; amino-acid sequence: MSSTRRTNLKSLDVIQITKIIPHRYPFLLVDKIIDLDFENKKIIGQKNVTINEPFFQGHFPEIPLMPGVLVLEALAQVGGLLLEILVSGSETKLPVLLNINQAKFRLPVKPGDVLMLHCEALHHSSKGGKVEAKALVDNKVVVEASIAFCFVEKKAISE